One region of Azoarcus sp. CIB genomic DNA includes:
- a CDS encoding ATP-binding protein has product MDGNRKPFNLRRWFSIVSLLVTGGAAIVSGAILSNFFVSEAIKRDAMLTTQFIQSIADIELRHGRFGVAQITLGAILDSRITADELGVEEVNLARARQEFFDHLRLMPEALLATVFAPDGFVIWSANPTLIGKSFPNSRDLAEVIKRKEGIAGGHLKGSAGGKIEQQFVRYPEDFYIENYVPLLDRDGKVASIVEIYKEPQDLIYSLKRGYFLIWLAALLSGAAIYLCLHWIIIRAARQIDAQQREIVENKTLVALGEMSSAVAHGLRNPLASIRSSAEVALEVGDPSTAKNLSDIVTQVDRLSKWVRELLQFSRPLSDEREAVKIDMALDNALSTYEVQIRRAGIEVDWTPDVAPAVEVHANGSLLEQVLNSVLSNAIEAMPRGGRLGVSVEPPERKRVTVKISDTGCGMSEKQLEMAFKPFHTTKRGGLGVGLVLVRRIMERFGGAVALHSEEQAGTTVSLTFKVAEQE; this is encoded by the coding sequence ATGGACGGCAACCGGAAACCTTTCAACCTGCGCAGATGGTTCTCCATCGTCAGCCTGCTGGTGACGGGCGGCGCGGCTATCGTCTCCGGCGCGATTCTGTCCAACTTCTTCGTGTCGGAAGCGATCAAGCGCGACGCGATGCTCACCACCCAGTTCATCCAGTCGATCGCGGATATCGAATTGCGCCACGGCCGCTTCGGCGTCGCGCAGATCACCCTCGGCGCCATCCTCGATTCGCGCATCACGGCCGATGAACTGGGCGTCGAGGAAGTGAACCTCGCGCGTGCGCGCCAGGAGTTCTTCGACCACCTGCGCCTGATGCCCGAGGCCCTGCTCGCGACCGTGTTCGCGCCCGACGGCTTCGTCATCTGGTCAGCCAATCCGACCCTGATCGGCAAGAGCTTTCCGAACAGCCGCGATCTGGCGGAAGTCATCAAGCGCAAGGAAGGGATCGCGGGCGGCCACCTGAAAGGTTCTGCCGGGGGCAAGATCGAGCAGCAGTTCGTGCGCTACCCCGAAGACTTCTACATCGAAAACTACGTGCCGCTGCTCGACCGCGACGGCAAGGTCGCCTCCATCGTCGAGATCTACAAGGAGCCGCAGGATCTCATCTACTCGCTCAAGCGCGGCTACTTCCTGATCTGGCTCGCGGCGCTGCTCTCGGGTGCGGCGATCTACCTGTGCCTGCACTGGATCATCATCCGCGCCGCGCGCCAGATCGATGCCCAGCAGCGCGAGATCGTCGAGAACAAGACGCTCGTCGCGCTCGGCGAAATGTCCTCCGCCGTCGCGCACGGCCTGCGCAACCCGCTCGCGTCGATCCGCTCCAGTGCTGAAGTCGCGCTCGAAGTCGGCGATCCGTCGACCGCGAAGAACCTCAGCGATATCGTCACCCAGGTCGATCGGCTCTCAAAATGGGTACGGGAATTGCTTCAATTTTCACGGCCGCTCAGCGACGAACGCGAGGCGGTGAAGATCGATATGGCCCTGGACAATGCGCTGTCCACCTACGAGGTGCAGATCCGCCGCGCCGGCATCGAGGTCGACTGGACGCCCGACGTGGCGCCGGCCGTCGAGGTGCATGCGAACGGATCGCTGCTGGAGCAGGTGCTCAACAGCGTGCTGTCCAACGCCATCGAAGCCATGCCGCGTGGCGGGCGCCTCGGCGTATCCGTGGAGCCCCCCGAGCGCAAGCGCGTCACCGTCAAGATCTCCGACACAGGCTGCGGGATGTCGGAGAAGCAGCTGGAAATGGCCTTCAAGCCCTTCCACACGACGAAACGCGGCGGGTTGGGTGTCGGTCTGGTGCTGGTGAGGCGGATAATGGAGCGGTTTGGCGGGGCCGTCGCGCTGCACAGCGAGGAGCAGGCGGGAACCACCGTAAGTCTGACATTCAAGGTAGCCGAGCAGGAGTAA
- a CDS encoding Ig-like domain-containing protein has protein sequence MSLQSRRSPTPSLSLKPLARTLALLCALGAPALVSAQVVPIPFESEGIVKSIYNRPDGTGVELGVFGRTFLVPPGATIHTPTKTLSAAELIDPARFPGLLRDGFVGSTAILLGEVKIAADGTATPLITSVAIEPAETVLLGSLTKNDTGAMSLLDIPMRESTDPRLLSKGYKNEFGFAVDPASIPVGTFAALEGYYGDDGNFYHFSMEAAGGALIDPAVPKTSITKTSCVPGSRLQVQGSAYLPAASTIEFRNPKTNYLYGSMSTTVDIEAPEFGTYRYSVIVNEGEVDSDGACPSQVKAVNLTNLSQAIATVAGVTAPPPPPPAGTVPTNVAPVAVADAANVFVGLATEVHLLANDTDANGNMDSTTVQLQFPLPPGLDVQNPQTGDVIVTAAAAGTYTFSYTVADVGGLVSAPTPVTITAQPVAMDTVDLTRGNFRADSGRWEVRGATNQAGAQITATLVRTNETIATVTSDATGAWQIDVRNSPVRAVAGDIVRVISSGGGRDEGVVNIVQ, from the coding sequence ATGAGCCTCCAGTCCAGACGCAGCCCGACACCCTCCCTTTCGCTCAAACCGCTGGCCCGCACGCTCGCGCTCCTGTGTGCGCTGGGCGCCCCGGCGCTGGTCTCGGCCCAGGTCGTGCCCATCCCGTTCGAAAGCGAGGGCATCGTCAAGAGCATCTACAATCGCCCCGACGGCACGGGCGTCGAACTCGGCGTGTTCGGCCGCACTTTCCTCGTGCCGCCGGGCGCGACGATCCATACGCCCACCAAGACCCTGAGCGCCGCCGAGCTGATCGACCCCGCGCGCTTCCCCGGCCTGTTGCGCGACGGTTTCGTCGGCTCCACGGCGATCCTGCTGGGCGAGGTGAAGATCGCGGCCGACGGTACCGCGACGCCGCTGATCACCAGCGTGGCGATCGAACCCGCCGAGACGGTGCTGCTCGGCTCGCTGACGAAAAACGATACGGGCGCGATGAGCCTGCTCGACATCCCGATGCGCGAAAGCACCGATCCGCGCCTGCTCTCCAAGGGCTACAAGAACGAGTTCGGCTTCGCAGTGGATCCCGCGTCGATCCCGGTCGGCACCTTCGCGGCGCTGGAAGGCTATTACGGCGACGACGGCAACTTCTACCACTTCTCGATGGAAGCGGCGGGCGGCGCCCTGATCGATCCGGCCGTACCCAAGACCAGCATCACGAAGACCAGCTGCGTACCCGGTTCACGCCTGCAGGTGCAGGGCTCGGCCTACCTGCCCGCAGCCTCGACGATCGAATTCCGCAACCCGAAGACCAACTACCTGTACGGCTCGATGAGCACGACGGTGGACATCGAGGCGCCCGAATTCGGCACCTATCGCTACAGCGTGATCGTCAACGAGGGCGAGGTCGACTCCGACGGCGCCTGCCCGTCGCAGGTGAAGGCGGTGAACCTGACCAACCTGAGCCAGGCCATCGCGACCGTCGCCGGGGTGACCGCACCGCCGCCCCCGCCGCCGGCCGGCACCGTGCCGACGAACGTCGCCCCCGTGGCGGTCGCGGACGCCGCGAACGTGTTCGTCGGCCTGGCGACGGAGGTGCATCTGCTCGCCAACGACACGGACGCCAACGGCAACATGGACAGCACCACGGTGCAGCTGCAGTTCCCGCTGCCGCCGGGGCTGGACGTGCAGAATCCGCAGACCGGCGACGTGATCGTCACTGCGGCCGCGGCGGGTACCTACACCTTCAGCTACACGGTCGCGGACGTCGGCGGCCTGGTGTCGGCGCCCACGCCCGTGACGATCACCGCCCAGCCGGTGGCGATGGATACGGTCGATCTGACGCGCGGCAACTTCCGCGCAGACTCGGGTCGCTGGGAGGTGCGCGGCGCGACGAACCAGGCCGGCGCGCAGATCACCGCGACGCTGGTGCGCACGAACGAGACGATCGCGACGGTGACCTCGGATGCGACCGGGGCATGGCAGATCGACGTGCGCAATTCGCCGGTGCGCGCGGTCGCGGGCGATATCGTGCGCGTGATCTCGAGCGGCGGCGGGCGCGACGAAGGAGTCGTGAATATTGTCCAGTGA